In Anaerolineales bacterium, the following proteins share a genomic window:
- a CDS encoding IS110 family transposase, with amino-acid sequence MSKLSKPKEGDMEARRMVGMSKVNPNAAGVDIGAHEIVVCVTGKEDAQLVRTFGSYTADLKAIGEWLREYGVTSVAMESTGVYWIPLFEELEQQEFRCHLISSRSLRRVPGRKSDVLDCQWIQTLHAYGLLESSFRPEADLVALRTLLRHRAQLIQHRSPHILHMQKALLQMNIQLSQALSDVTGSTGQTIIRAIVDGERDPYKLAQLRNYRCKKDETEITKALTGTWREEHLFILKQALELYDFYTKQIEACDAEIERTYGLIRPDWAHEELSPLPSNKRHSHSKNAPKEVEVRKHLKRICGVDLTAVHGVSASLAQTIVIEVGTDMSKFPNEKHFCSWLGLAPKNDISGGKVLQSRTLKTRNRAGQAFRMAAGSVMRADCMFGVHYRRQKSRLGPAQAAVATAHLIARVVYRMLKYKVEYEPLSAAEYERHYQDQQLKYLKKKAAKFGLQLVPT; translated from the coding sequence ATGAGCAAATTGAGCAAACCCAAAGAGGGGGACATGGAAGCGCGGAGGATGGTGGGAATGAGCAAGGTGAACCCGAATGCGGCTGGTGTGGACATTGGAGCGCACGAGATCGTGGTGTGCGTGACGGGGAAAGAAGATGCTCAGTTGGTGCGTACCTTCGGGAGTTACACGGCGGATTTGAAAGCCATCGGGGAGTGGTTACGAGAGTATGGTGTAACCAGCGTTGCGATGGAAAGCACAGGTGTGTACTGGATTCCATTGTTTGAGGAGCTCGAACAACAAGAGTTTCGATGTCACCTCATCAGTTCACGATCATTGAGAAGAGTGCCGGGACGCAAGAGTGATGTGCTGGACTGTCAATGGATCCAAACCCTGCATGCGTATGGATTGCTGGAGAGTTCGTTTCGACCCGAAGCGGACTTGGTTGCCTTGCGAACGCTGCTCAGACACAGAGCGCAATTGATCCAGCATCGCTCGCCGCACATTCTGCATATGCAAAAGGCGTTGTTGCAAATGAACATCCAGTTGTCGCAAGCGTTGAGCGACGTGACGGGAAGTACAGGACAGACGATCATCCGAGCGATTGTGGATGGAGAACGCGACCCATACAAACTGGCGCAGTTGCGGAACTATCGTTGCAAGAAGGATGAAACGGAGATCACCAAAGCCCTCACAGGCACCTGGCGGGAGGAACATTTGTTTATCCTCAAGCAAGCGCTGGAGTTATATGATTTCTACACAAAACAAATCGAAGCCTGTGATGCAGAGATCGAGCGAACGTACGGATTAATTCGACCTGATTGGGCACATGAAGAACTCTCGCCGTTGCCATCCAACAAACGCCACTCGCACAGCAAGAATGCGCCGAAAGAGGTGGAGGTGCGCAAGCATCTGAAACGCATCTGCGGCGTGGATCTCACCGCCGTGCATGGGGTGAGCGCTTCGCTGGCGCAGACCATTGTGATCGAAGTGGGGACGGATATGTCAAAGTTTCCAAACGAAAAACACTTTTGTTCTTGGCTGGGACTGGCGCCCAAGAACGACATCTCGGGTGGGAAGGTTCTGCAAAGCCGCACCTTGAAGACCCGTAATCGGGCTGGGCAAGCCTTTCGCATGGCAGCGGGTTCGGTGATGCGCGCCGATTGTATGTTTGGCGTGCATTACCGCAGACAAAAATCACGCTTAGGACCAGCGCAGGCGGCAGTCGCCACTGCCCATCTGATCGCACGGGTGGTGTACCGCATGTTGAAGTACAAAGTGGAATATGAGCCTTTGAGCGCCGCTGAGTATGAGCGCCACTACCAAGATCAGCAACTCAAATATCTCAAGAAGAAAGCCGCCAAATTTGGCTTACAACTTGTCCCGACCTAG
- a CDS encoding transposase, whose protein sequence is MKLSKKWENRITKRQLEESMARYKPYKYDQMVMVPISFQNQLTPGTFEHTLNELVEHHMDLSVFEARYQNDNSGARAIHPKLLLKVILFAYSRGMLSSRQIERACSENIVFMALSGGYRPDHSPLAHFVSSLQKEIGTVFGNILLVCDEMDLLGGTHFSLDGVKLPSNASKEWSGTFKEWKKKPDKLQVKLQEVIKEHIRQDGLSSSKTERHPQQEKRLPHQAQRLNKFLEEEKPKIGKGRKEIQSNVTDNQTAKMPTSHGVIQGYNAQAFVDSKHQVIVQAETFASQDHDNLAPMLTGAKKNMQGIGKAADYFKGRQFTADSNYYSLANLALCQAEGLDAYIPDMQFRKRDPHFSEQHRFKDGIHPRRRLAKREKTFTTADFIFDASKQVYRCPQGKVLKRGARNQRNHYRVYDIYRARLKDCANCQVRPRCLSKPNTPRRYLSIEVGCQSPSLIEQMKARIDTLQGRQIYARRLAIVEPVFANIRVQKRLDHFTLRSKTKVDVQWKLFPSSTILVKSISMVRFLEDIQSANLIERLLIFTHLEFFDSLVRRLRQHFLPYLKRMIRQ, encoded by the coding sequence TTGAAACTGTCGAAAAAGTGGGAAAATAGAATAACGAAGAGACAACTGGAGGAGTCGATGGCCAGATACAAACCATACAAGTACGATCAAATGGTTATGGTTCCCATTTCGTTTCAGAACCAACTCACACCCGGCACCTTCGAACATACTCTCAATGAACTGGTTGAACACCACATGGATCTTTCGGTCTTCGAAGCGCGTTATCAGAACGACAACAGCGGCGCCAGAGCCATCCATCCCAAGCTTTTGCTCAAAGTAATCCTGTTTGCGTATTCGAGGGGAATGCTCAGTTCGCGGCAGATCGAACGGGCTTGTAGCGAGAACATCGTCTTCATGGCGCTCAGTGGCGGCTACCGTCCAGACCACAGCCCCCTGGCCCATTTTGTTTCTTCTTTGCAGAAAGAGATCGGGACTGTCTTTGGAAACATCCTGCTGGTCTGCGATGAAATGGATCTGTTAGGCGGAACACATTTCAGTCTGGACGGCGTCAAGTTGCCCTCCAATGCTTCCAAAGAATGGAGCGGGACATTCAAAGAATGGAAGAAGAAACCGGACAAACTTCAGGTGAAACTGCAAGAGGTGATCAAAGAACATATCCGTCAGGATGGCTTGTCGAGTTCTAAGACGGAGAGACATCCACAACAGGAAAAACGCTTGCCGCATCAGGCGCAACGCTTGAACAAGTTTTTGGAGGAAGAGAAACCCAAGATCGGGAAGGGTCGGAAAGAGATCCAAAGCAACGTGACCGATAACCAAACGGCAAAGATGCCCACTTCGCATGGCGTCATCCAGGGCTACAACGCACAGGCGTTCGTAGACAGCAAGCATCAGGTCATTGTGCAAGCCGAGACGTTTGCCAGCCAAGATCACGACAATCTGGCTCCCATGCTGACGGGAGCCAAAAAGAACATGCAGGGCATTGGTAAGGCAGCAGACTATTTCAAGGGCAGACAGTTCACTGCGGACAGCAATTATTACAGCCTTGCCAATCTGGCGCTCTGTCAGGCGGAAGGCTTGGATGCTTATATCCCCGACATGCAGTTCCGCAAACGTGATCCACACTTCTCCGAACAACACAGATTCAAGGATGGCATTCATCCTAGAAGGCGATTGGCGAAAAGAGAAAAGACCTTTACAACCGCCGACTTCATCTTCGATGCATCAAAACAGGTCTATCGCTGTCCGCAGGGCAAGGTCCTGAAACGCGGCGCTCGCAACCAACGCAACCATTACCGGGTTTATGACATTTATCGCGCCCGCCTGAAAGATTGTGCCAACTGCCAGGTCAGGCCCCGATGTTTGAGCAAACCCAATACACCGCGCAGGTATTTGTCGATTGAAGTAGGTTGTCAATCGCCCAGTCTGATCGAACAGATGAAAGCCAGGATCGATACTCTTCAAGGCAGACAGATCTACGCCAGGCGACTGGCGATCGTTGAGCCGGTCTTTGCCAATATCCGTGTCCAAAAACGCTTGGACCACTTTACCTTGCGCTCAAAAACCAAGGTGGATGTGCAATGGAAGTTGTTTCCCTCGTCCACAATATTGGTAAAATCCATCAGTATGGTACGGTTCCTTGAAGATATTCAATCAGCCAACTTGATCGAGAGATTGCTTATTTTCACCCATCTCGAGTTTTTCGACAGTCTCGTTAGGCGGCTTCGCCAACATTTCCTGCCATACCTAAAAAGAATGATCAGACAATAA
- a CDS encoding GNAT family N-acetyltransferase: MTESEFQIYLKHSIESYAQEHVKAGNWDSSDALQKAEKEFLQLLPEGVASKEQHLLSSEDSHTGLKVGLIWFAEKRQGSRPSAFIYDFLIYEEYRKKGYGKQTLAALEEKVKELGIETISLHAFGHNQAAISLYQKAGYEITNLHMAKKVSV; encoded by the coding sequence ATGACAGAGAGTGAATTCCAGATTTATCTCAAACACTCTATTGAAAGTTATGCTCAAGAGCATGTCAAAGCAGGCAATTGGGACTCTTCAGATGCTCTTCAGAAAGCCGAAAAAGAGTTTCTTCAACTTCTTCCAGAGGGCGTAGCATCCAAAGAACAACATCTCTTGTCAAGTGAAGATAGCCATACTGGCTTGAAGGTCGGGTTGATTTGGTTTGCCGAGAAACGCCAAGGATCGCGCCCATCTGCTTTCATCTACGACTTCCTGATTTACGAAGAATATCGAAAGAAAGGCTACGGCAAGCAAACTTTAGCAGCGCTGGAAGAAAAAGTAAAGGAATTAGGTATAGAAACAATTTCACTTCATGCGTTTGGTCACAATCAAGCCGCCATAAGTTTGTACCAAAAGGCAGGATACGAAATAACCAACCTTCATATGGCAAAGAAAGTGAGCGTTTAG
- a CDS encoding class I SAM-dependent methyltransferase, giving the protein MEDFDPATSFGPDVAAHYDDYKCSDEDSVAAFLAEFAKEGFALEFAIGTGRIVLPLTKKGVKVDGIELSPHMIEKLHAKPEEKNINVIIGDMCSTTTNRRYSVVYLVYNTIFRPALMECV; this is encoded by the coding sequence ATGGAAGATTTTGACCCCGCTACAAGTTTTGGTCCAGATGTAGCCGCGCACTATGACGATTACAAGTGCAGCGACGAAGATTCTGTCGCCGCTTTTCTTGCGGAATTCGCCAAAGAAGGTTTCGCGCTTGAATTTGCCATTGGCACAGGACGAATCGTTCTCCCGCTAACAAAAAAGGGCGTCAAAGTTGACGGCATCGAATTATCGCCTCACATGATTGAAAAACTTCATGCAAAACCAGAAGAAAAAAACATCAATGTAATCATTGGCGATATGTGCAGTACAACCACCAACCGCCGCTATTCGGTCGTGTATCTGGTCTACAACACAATATTCAGGCCCGCATTGATGGAATGCGTTTAA
- a CDS encoding MBOAT family O-acyltransferase has protein sequence MNFNTALFLFLFLPFFLLFYFFAQPRWRPVVGILASVLFYAWGNALNLIVILCLMAVTYGFGLLLSAKPSKWILFAGLLVNLGTLIAFKWLVSYGGNLLPHLIERLPERVGGYLDPFTFPLGLSYISFQLISYLLDVNKGTVKAEKKLISFAFYVLLFPKLLVGPIVRYRTLAQELPAPTLDPNQVADGVRRFLGGFAKKILIADTLSKVVDTVFGLPIGATTPLVGWLALTGYALQIYYDFSGYTDMAIGLAAMMGLRFSENFNAPYTAQSIGDFWRRWHISLSTWFRDYVFFPLERWRIPVIGQSLNVLIVFLLTGLWHGFAIEFALWGLIHGFFIVIENLFLNRWLKHSLFRPIRHVYALAVVLFAWLIFRSPDLDYARNFLLFLFSNSGQTMQLSFSATSPLPFIEPSFLLAFAAGVLFCLPIGVVVKPYVDKSLPLKIATDLLLLVLFIISVGVMTNSQFLPGIYQSF, from the coding sequence ATGAATTTCAACACCGCGCTCTTTTTATTCTTATTCCTTCCTTTCTTTCTGCTGTTTTATTTTTTCGCACAACCACGCTGGCGGCCCGTCGTTGGGATTCTCGCCAGCGTGTTATTTTACGCTTGGGGGAACGCGCTTAATCTAATTGTCATCCTCTGTTTAATGGCGGTTACTTATGGGTTTGGCTTGCTTCTTTCTGCCAAGCCTTCCAAGTGGATTCTTTTTGCGGGGTTGTTAGTCAATTTGGGGACTTTGATCGCGTTCAAATGGCTTGTCTCATATGGCGGAAATCTGTTGCCGCACCTGATCGAGCGGCTTCCCGAACGGGTTGGCGGCTATTTAGATCCTTTCACGTTCCCGCTTGGTTTGTCGTATATCAGCTTTCAGCTAATTTCCTATTTATTGGATGTGAACAAGGGGACTGTGAAAGCCGAAAAGAAGTTGATCTCGTTTGCGTTTTACGTTTTGCTTTTCCCGAAATTGCTAGTCGGTCCGATTGTGCGTTATCGAACGCTGGCGCAAGAACTCCCCGCGCCAACGCTGGACCCAAATCAGGTAGCGGACGGCGTCCGCCGCTTTCTGGGCGGCTTCGCAAAAAAGATTCTGATCGCCGATACGCTTTCAAAAGTAGTGGATACCGTTTTCGGTCTGCCGATCGGCGCGACAACTCCGCTGGTTGGCTGGCTTGCCCTGACAGGTTACGCCCTACAGATCTATTATGATTTTTCGGGGTATACCGACATGGCGATTGGACTTGCCGCGATGATGGGACTGCGCTTCTCGGAGAACTTCAATGCTCCCTACACGGCGCAAAGTATCGGCGATTTTTGGCGGCGATGGCACATCTCGCTCTCGACGTGGTTCCGGGATTATGTGTTCTTTCCGCTGGAGCGGTGGCGAATCCCTGTGATAGGACAGTCTCTCAATGTGCTGATCGTCTTCCTGCTGACCGGGTTATGGCACGGCTTTGCGATTGAATTCGCGCTCTGGGGATTGATCCACGGCTTTTTCATCGTGATCGAAAATCTTTTCTTGAACCGTTGGTTGAAACATAGCCTGTTTCGACCCATCCGCCATGTTTACGCCCTCGCGGTTGTTTTGTTCGCGTGGTTGATCTTCCGCTCGCCGGACCTCGATTATGCGCGCAACTTCCTGCTCTTTTTGTTCAGCAACAGCGGGCAGACAATGCAATTGTCGTTTAGCGCGACCAGTCCGCTCCCGTTCATCGAGCCGTCCTTTTTGTTGGCCTTTGCCGCGGGCGTTTTGTTCTGCCTGCCGATTGGAGTCGTTGTCAAGCCATACGTTGACAAATCGCTCCCGTTAAAAATCGCAACCGATCTTTTGCTGTTAGTTTTGTTTATTATCTCGGTCGGCGTGATGACAAATAGCCAATTCCTGCCTGGCATTTACCAGAGTTTCTGA
- a CDS encoding MBL fold metallo-hydrolase: MAQTRIVTLDLNFQGRPHAIAAYLIRDADSVVLIESGPGSTLPSLTAGLAAEGLSTRDVTHVLLTHIHLDHAGAAGWLANQGAEIYVHPVGAPHMLNPEKLLASATRIYGDRMDSLWGEFLPVPENKLHAAKDGEAVKIGNMEFIPHNTPGHAEHHFAYQFEDIIFCGDVGGVRIPGYQYLRVPMPPPELHIERWKESLVKLRALKPARLAPTHFGVYDDPDWQLREVEKGLDSAERWLEKVMVKEPSIEELRESFTHWIFEEGKSVGLSDEAVKAYELANPLGMSADGLLRYWKKVRGGV; the protein is encoded by the coding sequence ATGGCGCAAACCCGTATTGTCACACTTGACTTGAATTTCCAAGGACGCCCGCACGCGATCGCCGCGTATTTGATTCGGGATGCCGACTCAGTCGTCCTGATCGAAAGCGGACCCGGCTCGACTCTTCCTTCCCTTACGGCTGGTCTCGCGGCGGAAGGTTTATCCACGCGTGATGTGACTCACGTTCTGCTCACGCACATTCATCTCGATCATGCCGGCGCGGCGGGCTGGCTCGCAAACCAGGGCGCCGAAATTTATGTGCATCCCGTCGGCGCGCCGCACATGCTCAACCCGGAAAAATTGCTCGCCAGCGCCACGCGCATCTACGGCGATCGCATGGATTCGCTGTGGGGCGAGTTCCTGCCGGTGCCTGAAAATAAACTGCACGCGGCGAAAGACGGAGAGGCGGTCAAGATCGGGAACATGGAATTTATTCCGCACAACACACCCGGTCACGCAGAACATCATTTTGCGTATCAGTTCGAAGACATTATCTTTTGCGGTGACGTGGGCGGAGTGCGGATTCCCGGTTATCAATATTTGCGCGTGCCGATGCCGCCGCCCGAACTGCACATCGAGCGCTGGAAGGAAAGCCTCGTCAAATTACGCGCTCTCAAGCCTGCGCGCCTCGCGCCGACCCATTTTGGCGTCTACGATGATCCCGACTGGCAATTGCGCGAAGTGGAAAAGGGATTAGACTCCGCCGAACGCTGGCTGGAGAAAGTGATGGTGAAGGAGCCGTCCATCGAAGAATTGCGCGAGAGTTTCACGCATTGGATTTTTGAGGAAGGCAAATCGGTCGGCTTGAGCGACGAGGCGGTCAAAGCTTACGAACTGGCAAACCCTCTTGGCATGAGCGCGGACGGGTTGTTGCGATATTGGAAGAAGGTGAGGGGAGGGGTGTAG